A single window of Carassius auratus strain Wakin chromosome 9, ASM336829v1, whole genome shotgun sequence DNA harbors:
- the ino80da gene encoding INO80 complex subunit Da isoform X2 codes for MYEGKHIHFSEVDNKPLCSYSPKLCKQRRLNGYAFCIRHVLEDKTAPFKQCEYVAKYNSQRCTNPIPKAEERRYCNSHLQVLGFIPKKERKKKQDALEEVRARAHVESVALNITVPSLALRDNNGLDGLPPSPLCSRLTPMPLSDSDILDPFAFYEEDTDGEESVVQKSSSKRKLPSRPVIGLRVTARDPEHRQPDIEHFSAVTEPCTLPKSPQPPPPPAPPPPQPSAKLVQSPEHTDRPAYAQHGAVPTLLCKPAPPQTGPSVLSGLLPSAGVQNQSVSRRPVPAASPRPAAAQDCPQPRAVAMRPTAFTAPPVCLLRLQHLVQLYTQRQSEHGDLFPHLGLDWSEDSTDDEEAEELVPLLPQAWRLQEKSSRQSSSNEKPISRRARLAQLCTYLQERYKHLCRQDRAATRHSRYRYAFRKALLHAASKDSDCTAQLIQKLSKSSQTSPCSHKYERTLCTGTTKGQSCSSIALPFSRHCFQHILLNRSQQLFSSCTARFADGQQCSVPVFDITHQTPLCDEHAKKMDNFLRGDGNRRSQQLRRPRKKSKPPALTKKHKKKRRRGPRRPQKPIPPAVPQGNLLMPSLSLPTHHAHVRSPSTPELSADELPDDITNEMPDIPNDLELNQEDFSDVLPRLPDDLQDFDLFEGKNGELLPTTEEAEELVRALQAMGSYPDSLVCLSSMGELTPADGVDHRTMAVFSGSGVTATSIGDLLNGRMTSETFPNLELEGNLLHAQTDHHFPTSTSPQPTQSSTTTPCTNPNGGLTERTFSRAPKPDLSPPGSHYSSEHVPTPYRDPISPPHGASYQTDPPLLLEVPLSGAPGPPRTSWNNLPLSLTDPAQFGNLLTAETHLLSTALSTPPSMSHSTILQPTAALSALPQPGLTGLTSPSSSPSSRDFLTHTQPKLQLPQFSAAFGHQLASHSGIPKDLQPSHSSTAPPTGFTITSATAATPPFPQSN; via the exons ATGTACGAAGGCAAACACATCCATTTCTCAGAGGTGGATAATAAGCCGCTGTGCTCCTACAGCCCCAAACTCTGCAAGCAGCGCAGGTTGAACGGATACGCCTTCTGCATTCGTCATGTTCTGGAGGACAAAACCGCTCCGTTTAAACAGTGCGAATATGTGGCCAAGTATAACAGTCAGCGATGCACCAACCCCATCCCCAAAGCAGAAGAACGGAG ATACTGTAACAGCCACCTACAGGTGCTTGGCTTCATCCCTAAGAAGGAGCGTAAGAAGAAGCAGGATGCTCTGGAGGAGGTTCGTGCCCGCGCTCACGTGGAGTCTGTGGCTCTGAACATCACCGTTCCCTCTCTGGCTCTGAGAGACAATAATGGACTGGATGGGCTCCCTCCGTCTCCGCTCTGCTCCCGTCTGACTCCGATGCCTCTCTCGGACTCAGACATCCTCGACCCCTTTGCCTTCTATGAGGAGGACACGGACGGAGAGGAAAGCGTGGTGCAGAAGAGCTCCAGCAAGAGGAAGCTGCCCAGCAGGCCAGTGATTGGCCTGAGGGTGACCGCCCGGGACCCAGAGCACCGTCAGCCGGACATCGAGCACTTTAGCGCCGTCACTGAACCCTGCACACTTCCAAAATCCCCACAACCACCTCCACCACCGGCTCCACCTCCGCCTCAACCCTCGGCGAAGCTTGTCCAGTCCCCTGAACACACAGATCGGCCCGCTTATGCCCAGCATGGGGCAGTGCCGACTCTGCTATGCAAGCCAGCTCCACCTCAGACTGGGCCTTCTGTTTTGTCTGGTCTGCTCCCGTCAGCTGGGGTTCAGAACCAGTCTGTTAGCCGGAGACCTGTCCCTGCTGCGTCCCCTCGCCCAGCTGCTGCCCAGGACTGCCCACAGCCCCGAGCCGTGGCCATGCGGCCCACCGCCTTTACAGCACCCCCAGTCTGCCTGCTCAGACTGCAGCACCTCGTGCAGCTTTACACTCAGAGACAGAGTGAACACGGAGACCTGTTCCCACATCTTG GGCTAGACTGGTCTGAGGACAGTACAGATGATGAAGAGGCAGAGGAGCTTGTTCCTTTATTGCCTCAGGCCTGGAGACTTCAGGAAAAAAGCTCCCGTCAAAG CTCCTCCAATGAAAAGCCAATTTCGAGACGGGCACGCCTGGCACAGCTATGTACATACCTACAGGAGAGGTATAAGCACCTGTGTCGACAGGACCGGGCAGCCACCCGTCACAGCAGATACCGATATGCCTTCCGGAAAGCTCTGCTCCACGCTGCAAGCAAAGACTCCGACTGCACTGCACAGCTCATTCAGAAACTCAGCAAGAGCTCACAGACCTCCCCCTG ctcACACAAGTATGAAAGGACATTGTGTACGGGAACCACGAAGGGTCAAAGCTGCAGCAGCATAGCTTTGCCATTTTCACGTCACTGTTTTCAAC ATATCCTGTTGAATCGCTCTCAGCAGCTGTTCTCCAGTTGCACGGCGCGGTTCGCTGATGGACAGCAGTGCTCCGTTCCTGTGTTTGACATCACTCACCAGACACCTCTTTGCGACGAGCATGCCAAGAAAATG GATAATTTTCTGCGTGGGGATGGCAACAGACGCAGTCAGCAGCTGCGGCGCCCACGTAAGAAGTCCAAGCCACCTGCACTGACGaagaaacacaaaaagaaaagaagacgAGGTCCACGCAGACCGCAGAAGCCCATTCCTCCCGCTGTGCCACAGGGCAACTTGCTAATGCCCTCCCTCTCACTGCCCACCCACCACGCTCATGTCAG GAGTCCATCGACCCCTGAACTCAGCGCAGATGAGCTTCCTGACGACATCACAAACGAAATGCCTGACATTCCCAATGATCTTGAGCTGAATCAGGAAGATTTCTCTGATGTGCTGCCCAGACTACCCGATGATCTTCAGGACTTTGACCTTTTTGAGG GTAAGAATGGAGAGTTGTTGCCCACCACAGAGGAGGCAGAGGAGTTGGTCAGAGCCCTGCAGGCCATGGGGTCATATCCCGACTCCCTGGTGTGTTTGTCCTCAATGGGTGAACTGACCCCAGCAGATGGGGTAGACCACCGAACCATGGCTGTGTTCTCGGGATCAGGGGTCACAGCGACTAGCATTGGAGACCTTCTAAATGGCCGAATGACTTCGGAGACTTTTCCCAATCTAGAGCTGGAGGGAAACCTCCTCCATGCCCAGACAGACCATCATTTCCCAACATCCACTTCTCCCCAGCCAACTCAGAGCAGCACCACCACACCCTGTACAAATCCCAATGGTGGGTTAACAGAACGAACGTTTTCCCGAGCTCCCAAACCGGACTTGTCCCCACCAGGTAGTCATTACAGCAGCGAGCATGTGCCAACGCCCTACAGGGATCCCATCTCACCCCCACATGGTGCCTCTTATCAAACCGACCCGCCTCTCTTGCTGGAGGTGCCTTTGAGTGGAGCTCCTGGGCCACCGCGCACCTCCTGGAATAACCTCCCGCTTTCTCTCACAGACCCGGCACAGTTCGGTAACCTCCTCACTGCTGAAACTCACCTGCTCTCCACTGCTCTGTCCACCCCTCCCTCCATGTCCCATTCCACAATCCTGCAGCCCACCGCTGCTCTCTCCGCTCTACCCCAACCGGGCCTGACCGGCCTCACCTCACCATCATCCTCGCCCTCTTCACGGGATTTTCTCACCCACACCCAACCTAAACTACAGCTCCCACAGTTTAGCGCAGCCTTCGGCCACCAACTGGCTTCCCACAGTGGGATTCCCAAAGACCTGCAGCCTAGCCAtagctcaacagcgccacctacagGCTTTACCATCACTAGTGCCACTGCTGCCACTCCCCCGTTCCCTCAGAGCAACTGA
- the ino80da gene encoding INO80 complex subunit Da isoform X1: MYEGKHIHFSEVDNKPLCSYSPKLCKQRRLNGYAFCIRHVLEDKTAPFKQCEYVAKYNSQRCTNPIPKAEERRYCNSHLQVLGFIPKKERKKKQDALEEVRARAHVESVALNITVPSLALRDNNGLDGLPPSPLCSRLTPMPLSDSDILDPFAFYEEDTDGEESVVQKSSSKRKLPSRPVIGLRVTARDPEHRQPDIEHFSAVTEPCTLPKSPQPPPPPAPPPPQPSAKLVQSPEHTDRPAYAQHGAVPTLLCKPAPPQTGPSVLSGLLPSAGVQNQSVSRRPVPAASPRPAAAQDCPQPRAVAMRPTAFTAPPVCLLRLQHLVQLYTQRQSEHGDLFPHLGLDWSEDSTDDEEAEELVPLLPQAWRLQEKSSRQSSSNEKPISRRARLAQLCTYLQERYKHLCRQDRAATRHSRYRYAFRKALLHAASKDSDCTAQLIQKLSKSSQTSPCSHKYERTLCTGTTKGQSCSSIALPFSRHCFQHILLNRSQQLFSSCTARFADGQQCSVPVFDITHQTPLCDEHAKKMDNFLRGDGNRRSQQLRRPRKKSKPPALTKKHKKKRRRGPRRPQKPIPPAVPQGNLLMPSLSLPTHHAHVSRSPSTPELSADELPDDITNEMPDIPNDLELNQEDFSDVLPRLPDDLQDFDLFEGKNGELLPTTEEAEELVRALQAMGSYPDSLVCLSSMGELTPADGVDHRTMAVFSGSGVTATSIGDLLNGRMTSETFPNLELEGNLLHAQTDHHFPTSTSPQPTQSSTTTPCTNPNGGLTERTFSRAPKPDLSPPGSHYSSEHVPTPYRDPISPPHGASYQTDPPLLLEVPLSGAPGPPRTSWNNLPLSLTDPAQFGNLLTAETHLLSTALSTPPSMSHSTILQPTAALSALPQPGLTGLTSPSSSPSSRDFLTHTQPKLQLPQFSAAFGHQLASHSGIPKDLQPSHSSTAPPTGFTITSATAATPPFPQSN, encoded by the exons ATGTACGAAGGCAAACACATCCATTTCTCAGAGGTGGATAATAAGCCGCTGTGCTCCTACAGCCCCAAACTCTGCAAGCAGCGCAGGTTGAACGGATACGCCTTCTGCATTCGTCATGTTCTGGAGGACAAAACCGCTCCGTTTAAACAGTGCGAATATGTGGCCAAGTATAACAGTCAGCGATGCACCAACCCCATCCCCAAAGCAGAAGAACGGAG ATACTGTAACAGCCACCTACAGGTGCTTGGCTTCATCCCTAAGAAGGAGCGTAAGAAGAAGCAGGATGCTCTGGAGGAGGTTCGTGCCCGCGCTCACGTGGAGTCTGTGGCTCTGAACATCACCGTTCCCTCTCTGGCTCTGAGAGACAATAATGGACTGGATGGGCTCCCTCCGTCTCCGCTCTGCTCCCGTCTGACTCCGATGCCTCTCTCGGACTCAGACATCCTCGACCCCTTTGCCTTCTATGAGGAGGACACGGACGGAGAGGAAAGCGTGGTGCAGAAGAGCTCCAGCAAGAGGAAGCTGCCCAGCAGGCCAGTGATTGGCCTGAGGGTGACCGCCCGGGACCCAGAGCACCGTCAGCCGGACATCGAGCACTTTAGCGCCGTCACTGAACCCTGCACACTTCCAAAATCCCCACAACCACCTCCACCACCGGCTCCACCTCCGCCTCAACCCTCGGCGAAGCTTGTCCAGTCCCCTGAACACACAGATCGGCCCGCTTATGCCCAGCATGGGGCAGTGCCGACTCTGCTATGCAAGCCAGCTCCACCTCAGACTGGGCCTTCTGTTTTGTCTGGTCTGCTCCCGTCAGCTGGGGTTCAGAACCAGTCTGTTAGCCGGAGACCTGTCCCTGCTGCGTCCCCTCGCCCAGCTGCTGCCCAGGACTGCCCACAGCCCCGAGCCGTGGCCATGCGGCCCACCGCCTTTACAGCACCCCCAGTCTGCCTGCTCAGACTGCAGCACCTCGTGCAGCTTTACACTCAGAGACAGAGTGAACACGGAGACCTGTTCCCACATCTTG GGCTAGACTGGTCTGAGGACAGTACAGATGATGAAGAGGCAGAGGAGCTTGTTCCTTTATTGCCTCAGGCCTGGAGACTTCAGGAAAAAAGCTCCCGTCAAAG CTCCTCCAATGAAAAGCCAATTTCGAGACGGGCACGCCTGGCACAGCTATGTACATACCTACAGGAGAGGTATAAGCACCTGTGTCGACAGGACCGGGCAGCCACCCGTCACAGCAGATACCGATATGCCTTCCGGAAAGCTCTGCTCCACGCTGCAAGCAAAGACTCCGACTGCACTGCACAGCTCATTCAGAAACTCAGCAAGAGCTCACAGACCTCCCCCTG ctcACACAAGTATGAAAGGACATTGTGTACGGGAACCACGAAGGGTCAAAGCTGCAGCAGCATAGCTTTGCCATTTTCACGTCACTGTTTTCAAC ATATCCTGTTGAATCGCTCTCAGCAGCTGTTCTCCAGTTGCACGGCGCGGTTCGCTGATGGACAGCAGTGCTCCGTTCCTGTGTTTGACATCACTCACCAGACACCTCTTTGCGACGAGCATGCCAAGAAAATG GATAATTTTCTGCGTGGGGATGGCAACAGACGCAGTCAGCAGCTGCGGCGCCCACGTAAGAAGTCCAAGCCACCTGCACTGACGaagaaacacaaaaagaaaagaagacgAGGTCCACGCAGACCGCAGAAGCCCATTCCTCCCGCTGTGCCACAGGGCAACTTGCTAATGCCCTCCCTCTCACTGCCCACCCACCACGCTCATGTCAG TAGGAGTCCATCGACCCCTGAACTCAGCGCAGATGAGCTTCCTGACGACATCACAAACGAAATGCCTGACATTCCCAATGATCTTGAGCTGAATCAGGAAGATTTCTCTGATGTGCTGCCCAGACTACCCGATGATCTTCAGGACTTTGACCTTTTTGAGG GTAAGAATGGAGAGTTGTTGCCCACCACAGAGGAGGCAGAGGAGTTGGTCAGAGCCCTGCAGGCCATGGGGTCATATCCCGACTCCCTGGTGTGTTTGTCCTCAATGGGTGAACTGACCCCAGCAGATGGGGTAGACCACCGAACCATGGCTGTGTTCTCGGGATCAGGGGTCACAGCGACTAGCATTGGAGACCTTCTAAATGGCCGAATGACTTCGGAGACTTTTCCCAATCTAGAGCTGGAGGGAAACCTCCTCCATGCCCAGACAGACCATCATTTCCCAACATCCACTTCTCCCCAGCCAACTCAGAGCAGCACCACCACACCCTGTACAAATCCCAATGGTGGGTTAACAGAACGAACGTTTTCCCGAGCTCCCAAACCGGACTTGTCCCCACCAGGTAGTCATTACAGCAGCGAGCATGTGCCAACGCCCTACAGGGATCCCATCTCACCCCCACATGGTGCCTCTTATCAAACCGACCCGCCTCTCTTGCTGGAGGTGCCTTTGAGTGGAGCTCCTGGGCCACCGCGCACCTCCTGGAATAACCTCCCGCTTTCTCTCACAGACCCGGCACAGTTCGGTAACCTCCTCACTGCTGAAACTCACCTGCTCTCCACTGCTCTGTCCACCCCTCCCTCCATGTCCCATTCCACAATCCTGCAGCCCACCGCTGCTCTCTCCGCTCTACCCCAACCGGGCCTGACCGGCCTCACCTCACCATCATCCTCGCCCTCTTCACGGGATTTTCTCACCCACACCCAACCTAAACTACAGCTCCCACAGTTTAGCGCAGCCTTCGGCCACCAACTGGCTTCCCACAGTGGGATTCCCAAAGACCTGCAGCCTAGCCAtagctcaacagcgccacctacagGCTTTACCATCACTAGTGCCACTGCTGCCACTCCCCCGTTCCCTCAGAGCAACTGA